One genomic window of Halorhabdus sp. CBA1104 includes the following:
- a CDS encoding 60S ribosomal export protein NMD3 — translation MTRSGAFCPRCGDPLEKDPRNRPGSEARDPDSALCDSCYFEQFDLVDAPDRIEVRVCSQCGAVHRGNRWVDVGAEDYTDVAVDVTSEALGVHIEATDVSWQVAPEQVDRNTIRMHCTFTGVVRGTALSEEVIVPVKISRETCKRCGRIAGGSFASTVQIRAVDRTPTDEEEERAEAIAREIVAEMEATGDREAFVTDVGSVDGGLNIKVSTTKIGQKIAQRLVSEFGGSFSDSERLITEDEDGEKVYRVTYAVRLPPYAPGEIIDPEDGDGPVLVRSVQSNLKGTRLKTGRDYEAGFEDGDAPDATRLGDRSDSVRTTLVAIEDENAVQVLDPDTYETKSIPRPDYLEEGSDEVPVLKSRAGLHVLPRDENE, via the coding sequence ATGACGCGATCGGGTGCGTTCTGTCCGCGCTGTGGTGATCCTCTCGAGAAAGATCCGCGCAATCGGCCGGGAAGCGAGGCCCGCGATCCGGATAGTGCGCTCTGTGATAGCTGTTACTTCGAGCAGTTCGACCTCGTGGACGCGCCCGACCGGATCGAGGTACGGGTCTGTTCACAGTGTGGGGCCGTCCACCGGGGCAACCGCTGGGTCGACGTAGGTGCCGAGGATTACACCGATGTCGCCGTCGACGTCACCAGCGAGGCCCTGGGCGTCCATATCGAGGCGACGGACGTTTCCTGGCAGGTCGCGCCCGAACAGGTCGATCGCAACACGATCCGCATGCACTGTACGTTCACGGGCGTCGTTCGGGGAACAGCCCTCTCGGAGGAAGTTATCGTCCCGGTAAAGATTTCTCGGGAGACCTGCAAGCGGTGTGGCCGCATCGCCGGGGGCTCCTTTGCCAGTACCGTCCAGATCCGGGCTGTCGATCGGACGCCGACCGACGAGGAGGAGGAACGCGCCGAGGCGATCGCCCGAGAGATCGTCGCCGAGATGGAAGCGACGGGTGATCGTGAGGCGTTCGTCACCGATGTCGGCTCGGTCGATGGCGGGCTGAACATCAAAGTCTCGACGACGAAGATCGGCCAGAAGATCGCCCAGCGCCTCGTCTCGGAGTTTGGCGGCTCGTTTTCGGATTCCGAGCGACTCATCACCGAAGACGAGGACGGCGAGAAGGTCTACCGGGTCACCTACGCGGTCCGACTGCCGCCCTACGCGCCGGGCGAGATTATCGATCCCGAGGACGGCGATGGCCCCGTCCTGGTCCGGAGTGTCCAGAGTAACCTCAAGGGGACGCGACTGAAGACCGGCAGAGACTACGAAGCGGGTTTCGAGGACGGTGACGCGCCGGACGCGACGCGACTGGGCGACCGGAGCGATAGCGTCCGAACGACCCTCGTCGCAATCGAGGACGAAAACGCCGTCCAAGTACTCGATCCAGACACCTACGAGACGAAGTCGATCCCGCGGCCGGACTACCTCGAGGAGGGTAGCGACGAAGTCCCTGTGTTGAAATCGAGAGCCGGATTGCACGTGCTGCCGAGGGACGAAAATGAGTGA
- a CDS encoding MarR family transcriptional regulator, translated as MADEPVDESKRATLRRFAALGAASPLVALADSGSDSTAPDAIAGYLSRTPGAHFSKIRDDLQLGTGETQHHLRQLLTEGTIESERDGEYRRFFPADRFDAFERTALGYLRRETPRGMIVTLLERPDATASEVADRLDVSTPTVSKHAGRLEEAGLLTREDGYELRQPETLLLLVVQYADSFGPDAIAFAATADEHISYET; from the coding sequence ATGGCCGACGAGCCAGTCGACGAGAGCAAGCGGGCGACGCTTCGTCGATTCGCGGCACTGGGGGCCGCCAGCCCGCTCGTTGCCCTCGCTGATTCAGGAAGCGACAGCACTGCCCCGGATGCCATCGCCGGCTATCTCTCGCGGACGCCCGGGGCACACTTCTCGAAGATTCGCGACGATTTGCAACTGGGAACGGGCGAGACCCAGCACCACCTCCGCCAGCTACTCACCGAGGGGACGATCGAAAGCGAGCGCGACGGGGAGTATCGGCGGTTCTTCCCGGCCGACCGCTTCGACGCCTTCGAGCGAACTGCCCTGGGGTATCTCCGTCGTGAGACGCCACGCGGGATGATCGTCACTCTCCTCGAACGACCGGATGCGACCGCCAGTGAGGTTGCCGATCGCCTAGACGTTTCGACCCCGACCGTCAGCAAACACGCCGGGCGACTCGAAGAAGCAGGTCTCCTGACGCGAGAAGACGGCTACGAACTCAGACAGCCCGAGACGCTCCTGTTGCTCGTCGTTCAGTACGCGGACTCGTTTGGCCCGGACGCCATCGCTTTTGCGGCCACTGCCGACGAGCACATCTCTTATGAAACATAA
- a CDS encoding SPFH domain-containing protein: MLPIIPLQLGEMGIIPIVGLILLAIAVVTVWQMVVITDATEKKALTVLGEYRKLLEPGIAFVPPFVSATHTFDMRTQTLDVPRQEAITRDNSPVTADAVVYIKVMDAKKAFLEVDDYKRAVSNLAQTTLRAVLGDMELDDTLNKRQEINAKIRRELDEPTDEWGIRVESVEVREVNPSKDVQQAMEQQTSAERRRRAMILEAQGERRSAVEEAQGEKQSNIIRAQGEKQSQILEAQGDAISTVLRAKSAESMGERAVIERGMETLETIGEGESTKFVLPQELTSLVGRYGKHLTGSDTQTDSEMLEGLDFDEQTREMLGLDDIEKILGQIDQEAEVDVAEMEEQAQAVKSGAETADIKNPDEVIEEMDADLEADDS, from the coding sequence ATGCTTCCAATTATACCGCTCCAACTGGGAGAAATGGGGATCATCCCCATTGTCGGATTAATACTGTTGGCCATTGCCGTGGTGACCGTCTGGCAGATGGTCGTCATTACCGACGCGACTGAGAAGAAAGCCCTCACCGTCCTCGGGGAGTATCGGAAGCTCCTCGAACCCGGGATCGCGTTCGTGCCCCCGTTCGTCTCGGCGACTCACACCTTCGACATGCGGACACAGACCTTAGACGTCCCGCGCCAGGAAGCGATCACGCGGGACAACTCCCCGGTGACCGCCGACGCCGTCGTCTACATCAAGGTCATGGACGCAAAGAAGGCGTTCCTCGAAGTCGACGACTACAAACGGGCTGTCTCGAACCTCGCCCAGACGACGCTGCGGGCCGTCCTTGGCGACATGGAACTGGACGACACGCTGAACAAACGCCAGGAGATCAACGCCAAGATCCGCCGGGAACTCGACGAACCCACAGACGAGTGGGGCATCCGCGTCGAGAGCGTCGAAGTCCGGGAGGTCAACCCGAGCAAGGACGTCCAGCAGGCCATGGAGCAACAGACCTCCGCCGAGCGCCGCCGCCGCGCCATGATCCTCGAAGCCCAGGGTGAACGCCGCTCCGCCGTCGAGGAGGCCCAGGGTGAGAAGCAATCGAACATCATCCGTGCCCAGGGTGAAAAGCAGAGCCAGATCCTCGAAGCCCAGGGTGACGCAATTTCGACCGTCCTGCGCGCCAAATCCGCCGAGTCGATGGGCGAACGGGCGGTCATCGAACGTGGGATGGAGACCCTCGAAACGATCGGCGAAGGCGAGTCGACGAAGTTCGTCCTGCCACAGGAACTGACGTCGCTCGTCGGCCGGTACGGCAAGCACCTGACGGGTTCAGACACCCAGACCGACAGCGAGATGCTCGAAGGCCTCGACTTCGACGAACAGACCCGCGAGATGCTCGGCCTGGACGACATCGAAAAGATCCTCGGCCAGATCGATCAGGAAGCCGAAGTGGACGTCGCAGAGATGGAAGAGCAGGCCCAGGCAGTCAAATCCGGCGCGGAAACGGCCGACATCAAGAACCCCGACGAAGTGATCGAGGAGATGGACGCCGACCTCGAAGCCGACGACAGCTGA
- a CDS encoding class I SAM-dependent methyltransferase family protein — protein sequence MSEPPKDSGHTDSGDDPNADTAIEAVSAEGDLAVVVERPRAQQAIDALQEAGVYDSDRHVRADGDGGVSIPVTTVPKAVDFREVVRQVGDPRLRTLPDHLRERGWTDTEITQAPSSWAVIGSVVLVDSGDAPRPHELGEALLSIHGEADTVLDRGGIAGEHREPDVEVIAGEGDTETIHTEHGTRYALDLSEVMFSPGNKEERARMGRVVEQSETTDRASAKAASSDVEGDADESVLDMFAGIGYFTLPMARAGADVTAVERNPTAFQYLLENARLNDVTDHVRPYRADCRDVVERVDAERVVMGYYDAYEYLDAALEALEPGGVVHLHEATPQRLVFERPIERLRTAASERGRTVEILDTNEIKTYSEGVAHVVIDARVD from the coding sequence ATGAGTGAGCCGCCGAAAGACAGTGGCCACACGGACAGTGGCGACGATCCGAACGCGGATACCGCGATCGAGGCCGTCAGTGCCGAGGGTGATCTGGCCGTCGTCGTCGAGCGGCCCCGTGCCCAGCAGGCGATCGACGCCCTGCAGGAGGCAGGCGTCTACGACAGCGATCGGCACGTTCGGGCCGACGGCGACGGCGGGGTCTCGATCCCGGTGACGACAGTCCCCAAAGCAGTCGACTTTCGCGAGGTCGTCCGGCAAGTCGGCGACCCCCGATTGCGGACACTGCCCGATCACCTGCGAGAGCGTGGCTGGACTGACACGGAGATTACCCAGGCACCGTCGTCGTGGGCCGTGATCGGCAGCGTCGTCCTCGTCGACAGCGGGGACGCGCCTCGCCCACACGAACTCGGCGAGGCGTTACTATCGATCCACGGCGAGGCCGACACCGTTCTCGATCGCGGTGGCATCGCCGGTGAGCATCGCGAGCCCGATGTCGAGGTGATCGCTGGCGAGGGCGATACAGAAACGATCCACACAGAACACGGCACGCGTTACGCGCTCGATCTCAGCGAGGTTATGTTCTCGCCCGGCAACAAGGAGGAACGCGCTCGGATGGGGCGCGTCGTCGAGCAAAGCGAGACGACGGATCGAGCGAGCGCCAAAGCCGCAAGCAGCGATGTCGAGGGCGACGCGGACGAGTCAGTGCTGGACATGTTCGCCGGGATCGGCTACTTCACGCTCCCGATGGCCCGGGCGGGCGCGGACGTGACGGCCGTCGAGCGTAATCCCACGGCCTTCCAGTACTTACTCGAGAACGCGCGCCTCAACGACGTGACCGATCACGTGCGGCCCTACCGAGCGGATTGTCGGGACGTCGTCGAGCGGGTCGATGCCGAGCGTGTGGTCATGGGTTACTACGACGCCTACGAGTATCTCGACGCCGCACTCGAGGCACTCGAACCCGGTGGAGTCGTCCACCTCCACGAAGCCACACCACAGCGCCTGGTCTTCGAACGACCGATCGAGCGCCTGCGAACGGCCGCATCCGAGCGTGGTCGGACCGTCGAGATTCTCGACACCAACGAGATAAAGACCTACAGCGAAGGAGTCGCCCACGTCGTGATCGACGCACGGGTAGACTGA